The following coding sequences are from one Nicotiana tabacum cultivar K326 chromosome 1, ASM71507v2, whole genome shotgun sequence window:
- the LOC107800630 gene encoding uncharacterized protein LOC107800630, with product MPKAKHHIRERIKSFFGSHVDQEKDEELKGTKAEIEGKIQKILAHLRGEDGRDEKEPLVELVEDFQNHYQSLYARYDHLTGKLRENAHGKHEKDSSSSSSDSDSDYSTRKKGKKNGKMEFADVTDGAKEELASANLEIAELKAQLMAAKEEKEALHLEHQSSLSKLQEAETTISSLNSEAERLKEENLKLLFDNAELKENLEKSAKLEAELMQKLDEIAREKESLLSEKEDMGNSISEGNSTIEELRTSVGQLKEEKETLQVELDALKTELPSVREQLDSAEKEIAQLSQTQKATEEDNSSLSSRILQLTEEIGQAQQKIQDLVTEADQLKGMLDEKEKELSTHKEIHEAHKNESSTRLRGMEVEIDSLQSQRSEIEKQKEDELSVLLKKHEEKEEEFASQIEALTTKINNMQLEIESLHELKGKLEEQIEQQRNKLSAELEDLTNKVNEKDQELRSLCSQKLELEAELEKKAQENAEFSSEIESLKQDIANKSADSLKILEEKESSLSQVKDLELELKSLQNLKCELEEQLTSKDEVVAQMKSDKEMMQDKISEIERALTERESELAILKKKSEDGETESSAQIAALTLQVSNLQEQLENLQVQKSEIESQLVAKTGETSEYLIQLENLKEELARKASDGQRMLEEKEGLVVQVREENGSLLSKISELENALVEKVDEHGTLQKKLEDVQNEASTRIVALTEEVNELRQQIEILQTERSQLELAAERGKQESTESLAQAENQNTELSQKIVDQEIKLKEQEEAFVKLVEEKDGLVVQVNDLQAEVKSLCEQKNTLEENISSANNENNLLTEEKGSFLSKLSELENTLVEKVDEHEALQKKLEDVQNESSTQILALTEEVNELRQQIELLQTEKSQLELVTERGKQESTESLAQAENQNTELSQKIVVLETKLKEQEEACGKLVEEKDGLVVQVNDLHAEVKSLSEQKSTLEENISNTSNENNLLKEEKESLLLKISELENALAEKVEEHQALQKRLEDVQNDTSAQILVLTEEVNKSSQQIELLQTEKDQLELIIERGKHESTQTLAQAENQHTELSQKIVDREMKLKEHEEAFGKLGEEQKQLEGLLQEYKENLKLAERKIEEITEEYQKNLESKDQKIDELDDKIEDLKRDLEMKGDEMSTLVENVRNAEVRLRLTNQKLRVTEQLLSEKEEDHMKKEEKLLQHQRLLEERIATLSGVIVSYKETQVKIIADVSDKVNDTLTAMDTFNMKYEEDTGHLESRIYEILNELKVALNWIKEAGEDKKQLKKEIDTLVQQLKDEKDCTAVLRGKVEELAKAEQSEVNQRGSLIEAVHQLEEKIATLQKLTADKDEKIAEYEKKMNDKDKGILDLSEGKREAIRQLCIWIDYHQSRYDGLIEMISKTRGRRQVTA from the exons ATGCCAAAGGCAAAGCACCACATCAGGGAAAGAATTAAATCCTTTTTTGGAAGTCATGTTGATCAAGAGAAAGATGAGGAGCTGAAAGGAACGAAAGCAG AAATTGAAGGCAAAATTCAGAAGATCTTGGCTCATCTTAGAGGAGAAGATGGCAGAGATGAGAAAGAACCACTGGTGGAGCTAGTTGAAGATTTTCAAAATCATTACCAATCACTGTATGCTCGTTACGATCATCTCACTGGAAAACTGAGGGAAAATGCACATGGAAAACATGAGAAAGATAGTTCTTCCTCCAGCTCAGACTCAGATTCAGATTATAGTACTAGAAAAAAAGGCAAGAAAAATGGTAAAATGGAATTCGCAGATGTAACAGATGGCGCCAAGGAAGAACTGGCAAGCGCAAATCTGGAAATAGCTGAGTTGAAGGCTCAGTTAATGGCTGCGAAAGAAGAAAAGGAGGCCTTGCACTTGGAGCACCAGAGCTCTTTGAGCAAATTGCAAGAAGCAGAAACAACAATCAGCAGTTTGAATAGTGAAGCAGAAAGGTTGAAGGAGGAAAATCTAAAGCTTCTTTTTGATAATGCGGAACTCAAAGAGAATTTGGAGAAATCTGCAAAATTAGAAGCTGAATTAATGCAGAAGCTGGACGAGATAGCTAGAGAAAAAGAAAGCTTACTTTCGGAGAAAGAAGACATGGGAAACAGCATATCAGAAGGCAATAGTACTATCGAAGAATTAAGAACCAGTGTGGGGCAGTTGAAGGAAGAGAAAGAAACCCTACAGGTAGAATTGGATGCCCTAAAAACCGAACTTCCCTCAGTGAGGGAACAACTAGATTCTGCTGAAAAAGAAATAGCTCAGCTAAGTCAAACACAAAAGGCCACAGAGGAGGACAATTCTTCACTGTCGTCAAGGATTTTACAGCTCACGGAGGAGATTGGACAAGCTCAACAAAAGATCCAAGACCTTGTGACTGAAGCTGACCAGCTAAAGGGGATGCTGGATGAGAAAGAAAAGGAGCTCTCTACTCACAAGGAGATACACGAGGCTCACAAAAATGAATCATCAACTCGATTAAGAGGTATGGAGGTGGAGATTGATTCGTTGCAGTCTCAGAGATCAGAAATAGAGAAACAAAAGGAAGATGAGCTCTCCGTGCTGCTGAAGAAACATGAGGAAAAGGAGGAGGAATTCGCATCCCAGATCGAAGCTCTGACAACAAAGATAAACAATATGCAACTTGAGATTGAATCCTTACATGAACTGAAAGGCAAGCTAGAGGAGCAAATAGAGCAACAAAGAAACAAGTTGTCAGCTGAACTTGAGGACTTAACAAACAAGGTGAATGAGAAGGACCAAGAATTGAGGTCTCTTTGTAGCCAGAAACTTGAATTGGAAGCAGAACTGGAGAAGAAAGCACAAGAAAATGCAGAATTCTCAAGTGAGATAGAGAGTCTCAAGCAGGATATAGCAAACAAATCTGCGGATTCACTGAAAATTCTGGAAGAGAAAGAAAGTTCTCTTTCACAAGTGAAGGACCTAGAATTGGAGCTAAAATCTCTTCAGAATCTGAAATGTGAGTTGGAAGAGCAGCTGACAAGCAAAGACGAGGTGGTTGCTCAGATGAAAAGCGACAAGGAGATGATGCAAGATAAAATTTCTGAAATTGAGAGGGCATTAACAGAGagagaaagtgaactagccattCTAAAGAAGAAATCTGAAGATGGAGAAACTGAATCATCCGCTCAAATTGCTGCCTTAACTTTGCAGGTGAGCAATCTGCAGGAGCAGTTGGAGAATTTGCAAGTTCAGAAGTCCGAAATAGAGTCTCAACTTGTGGCAAAAACTGGAGAAACATCAGAATACCTCATCCAGTTGGAAAATTTGAAGGAGGAATTAGCAAGGAAGGCATCAGATGGCCAGAGAATGCTGGAAGAGAAGGAAGGCCTAGTGGTACAGGTTAGGGAGGAAAACGGAAGTCTCCTAAGCAAAATATCTGAACTGGAGAATGCATTAGTTGAGAAAGTGGACGAGCATGGAACCTTGCAAAAGAAGCTAGAGGATGTGCAGAATGAAGCTTCTACTCGTATTGTTGCCTTGACCGAAGAAGTTAATGAGTTAAGGCAGCAGATAGAAATACTGCAGACAGAGAGAAGCCAGCTGGAGTTGGCAGCTGAAAGAGGTAAACAAGAATCCACTGAAAGTTTGGCGCAAGCAGAGAATCAAAACACAGAATTATCACAAAAGATTGTGGATCAGGAAATAAAGCTGAAAGAACAGGAGGAAGCATTTGTGAAGTTGGTGGAAGAGAAGGACGGTTTAGTGGTACAGGTCAATGATCTCCAGGCGGAAGTGAAGTCTCTTTGTGAACAGAAGAATACATTGGAAGAAAACATAAGCAGTGCAAACAATGAGAACAATCTGCTGACAGAAGAAAAGGGAAGTTTCCTGAGCAAACTATCTGAACTGGAGAATACATTAGTCGAGAAAGTTGATGAGCATGAAGCCTTACAAAAGAAGCTGGAGGATGTGCAAAATGAATCTTCTACTCAGATTCTTGCCTTGACAGAAGAAGTTAATGAGTTAAGGCAGCAGATAGAATTACTGCAGACTGAGAAAAGCCAGCTGGAGTTGGTAACTGAAAGAGGTAAACAAGAATCCACTGAAAGTTTGGCACAAGCAGAGAACCAGAACACAGAATTATCACAAAAGATTGTGGTCTTGGAAACAAAGCTGAAAGAGCAGGAAGAAGCGTGCGGGAAGTTGGTGGAAGAGAAGGACGGACTAGTGGTACAGGTCAATGATCTCCACGCTGAAGTGAAGTCTCTTTCTGAACAAAAGAGTACATTGGAAGAAAACATAAGCAATACAAGTAATGAGAACAATCTGCTGAAGGAGGAAAAGGAAAGTCTCCTCCTTAAAATATCTGAACTGGAGAATGCATTAGCCGAGAAAGTGGAGGAGCACCAAGCATTGCAAAAGAGACTAGAAGATGTGCAAAATGATACTTCTGCTCAAATTCTCGTCTTGACAGAAGAAGTGAACAAGTCAAGTCAGCAGATAGAATTACTGCAGACTGAGAAAGACCAGCTGGAATTGATAATTGAAAGAGGTAAACACGagtccactcaaactttggcacAAGCAGAGAATCAGCACACTGAATTATCACAAAAGATAGTGGATCGGGAAATGAAGCTGAAAGAGCATGAGGAAGCGTTTGGAAAGCTGGGCGAGGAGCAAAAACAGCTTGAAGGTTTGCTGCAGGAGTACAAGGAAAATCTTAAACTTGCAGAAAGGAAGATTGAAGAGATAACAGAAGAATACCAGAAGAATCTTGAAAGTAAAGATCAGAAAATAGACGAACTGGATGACAAGATCGAAGATCTGAAGAGGGATCTAGAAATGAAAGGAGATGAAATGAGCACACTAGTGGAGAATGTCCGGAACGCTGAAGTTAGGCTACGATTAACCAACCAGAAGCTTCGGGTGACTGAGCAGTTGCTGTCTGAGAAAGAAGAGGACCACATGAAGAAAGAAGAGAAGTTACTGCAACATCAAAGGTTACTTGAAGAGAGGATTGCAACATTATCTGGAGTTATTGTTTCTTACAAGGAAACTCAAGTGAAAATAATAGCAGACGTTTCAGATAAGGTGAATGACACTCTGACTGCAATGGATACATTCAATATGAAGTATGAGGAAGACACTGGTCACTTGGAGTCCCGCATTTATGAAATATTAAATGAGCTTAAGGTTGCTTTGAACTGGATCAAAGAAGCAGGTGAAGATAAGAAGCAGCTGAAGAAGGAAATTGATACTCTAGTGCAGCAACTGAAAGACGAGAAAGACTGTACAGCAGTGTTAAGAGGGAAGGTTGAAGAATTAGCAAAAGCAGAGCAAAGCGAGGTGAATCAAAGGGGGAGTTTGATAGAAGCTGTTCACCAACTCGAAGAAAAGATAGCTACACTGCAGAAACTGACAGCAGATAAGGATGAAAAGATAGCAGAGTATGAAAAGAAGATGAATGACAAAGATAAGGGAATCTTAGACTTGAGTGAGGGAAAAAGGGAAGCGATACGACAGTTGTGTATATGGATTGATTACCACCAGAGTCGATATGATGGTCTTATAGAGATGATCTCAAAGACTAGGGGAAGAAGGCAAGTAACTGCTTGA
- the LOC107800635 gene encoding mitochondrial adenine nucleotide transporter ADNT1-like, with amino-acid sequence MASEDVVGKRSESAVTTIVNLAEEAKIASEGVKAPSHAAIFSIIKSLAAGGIAGGVSRTAVAPLERLKILLQVQNPHSIKYNGTVQGLKYIWRTEGFRGLFKGNGTNCARIVPNSAVKFFSYEEASRGILWFYRQQTGNEDAELTPLLRLGAGACAGIIAMSATYPMDLVRGRITVQTDKSPSQYRGIFHALRTVFVEEGPRALYKGWLPSVIGVIPYVGLNFAVYESLKDWLVKTRPLGLAQDSELSVTTKLGCGAVAGTIGQTVAYPLDVIRRRMQMGGWKNAASVVTGESKAPLEYSGMVDAFRKTVRHEGVGALYKGLVPNSVKVVPSIAIAFVTYEVVKDILGVEMRISD; translated from the exons ATGGCGTCGGAGGACGTGGTAGGGAAGAGAAGCGAGAGTGCTGTTACTACAATCGTTAATCTGGCTGAAGAAGCTAAGATTGCGAGCGAAGGAGTTAAAGCTCCGAGTCATGCTGCTATCTTCAGTATTATCAAGTCTCTCGCTGCTGGTGGCATCGCCGGTGGAGT GTCACGCACTGCAGTTGCTCCATTGGAAAGGCTTAAAATTCTGCTCCAG GTTCAGAATCCTCACAGTATAAAATACAATGGTACAGTTCAGGGGTTGAAATATATATGGAGAACTGAGGGTTTCCGGGGTTTGTTCAAAGGAAATGGTACTAATTGTGCCCGCATTGTTCCAAACTCTGCCGTCAAGTTCTTCAGCTATGAGGAGGCGTCCAG GGGAATCTTATGGTTTTACCGGCAGCAAACTGGAAATG AGGATGCTGAACTTACTCCTCTTCTACGCCTTGGTGCTGGAGCATGTGCAGGCATCATTGCCATGTCAGCAACTTATCCAATGGACTTGGTACGAGGCCGGATTACTGTCCAG ACAGATAAATCCCCTTCCCAGTACAGAGGGATATTTCATGCTCTTAGAACAGTTTTTGTTGAAGAAGGCCCGCGTGCTCTGTACAAAGGATGGCTTCCTTCTGTGATAGGTGTG ATTCCTTATGTAGGTTTAAACTTTGCTGTTTATGAATCGTTAAAAGATTGGTTGGTCAAAACCCGACCATTGGGACTAGCTCAAGACTCTGAATTGAGTGTTACGACAAAGCTCGGCTGTGGTGCTGTTGCTGGAACTATTGGGCAGACAGTTGCTTACCCTCTTGATGTCATCCGTCGAAGAATGCAGATGGGTGGCTGGAAAAATGCTGCTTCAGTTGTTACTGGCGAGAGCAAGGCACCTCTAGAGTATAGTGGCATGGTCGATGCATTCAGGAAAACAGTTCGTCATGAGGGAGTTGGAGCTTTGTATAAGGGTTTAGTCCCAAATTCAGTCAAG GTGGTACCGTCTATAGCAATTGCATTTGTGACATATGAGGTGGTAAAGGACATTCTTGGTGTGGAAATGAGGATATCTGATTGA